The Halopseudomonas sabulinigri genome window below encodes:
- a CDS encoding LysR substrate-binding domain-containing protein, with the protein MGRRWLPSLSALRGFEAAARHESAKQAAEELSVTATAISHQVRALEESLGVSLFVRKPRQLELTPQGRELQQVLETAFDNISNTLERISGSPCRQAITLSTTPAVAVRWLLSWVCMLRDAHPDIDLRIHASHEPVALDGVTADIAIRYGDGRWPGLVAEKLLDNTFIPACSPHLALNDPAQLPQHSLIHFRNQAAASAPIDWAAWQKQANVPGLDVSAGLVFTDETHAVSAAVGAQGVALMSRQLIEDELREGRLVQPFGPELEGKPFFLVYPESRKNDPTIRAVRDWVMAVPGGLCSL; encoded by the coding sequence ATGGGGCGGCGCTGGTTACCTTCGCTTTCAGCATTGCGTGGCTTTGAAGCGGCTGCGCGCCACGAGAGTGCCAAGCAGGCGGCAGAGGAACTGTCGGTGACTGCAACAGCGATCAGTCATCAGGTGCGAGCGCTGGAGGAGTCGCTCGGCGTCAGCCTGTTTGTGCGCAAGCCACGTCAGTTGGAGCTGACGCCGCAAGGGCGTGAATTGCAGCAGGTGCTGGAAACCGCCTTCGATAACATCAGCAACACGCTCGAGCGCATCAGCGGCTCGCCGTGCCGGCAGGCGATTACCTTGAGCACCACGCCGGCGGTGGCGGTGCGTTGGCTGTTGTCGTGGGTGTGCATGCTGCGCGATGCGCATCCGGATATTGATCTGCGTATTCACGCCTCCCACGAGCCGGTCGCGCTGGATGGCGTGACCGCTGATATCGCCATTCGCTATGGCGACGGCCGCTGGCCGGGACTGGTGGCAGAAAAGCTGCTCGATAACACTTTCATTCCGGCGTGCAGCCCGCATCTGGCATTGAATGATCCTGCGCAGCTACCGCAACACTCCTTGATCCACTTTCGTAATCAGGCAGCTGCTTCGGCACCGATTGACTGGGCGGCCTGGCAGAAGCAAGCCAACGTACCCGGCCTGGACGTGAGCGCGGGCCTGGTTTTTACGGATGAAACCCACGCCGTCTCCGCTGCCGTAGGCGCCCAGGGTGTGGCGCTGATGAGCCGTCAGTTGATCGAAGACGAGCTGCGCGAAGGGCGCTTGGTGCAGCCATTTGGCCCTGAACTGGAGGGCAAGCCGTTCTTTTTGGTGTACCCGGAAAGCCGCAAAAACGACCCGACTATACGGGCTGTTCGGGATTGGGTGATGGCGGTGCCCGGCGGGCTTTGTAGTTTGTAG
- a CDS encoding NAD(P)/FAD-dependent oxidoreductase → MDLRSGHCFWPINSGLIQPYPSLAGDLDCDVLVIGAGITGALIADYLTQKKAKVVVLDRRDVVSGSTSASTAMLQYEIDTHLSDLITRIGKDPAERAYHLCSDAIDKLAKITKDLPDCGFERYSSFYFASSEDDVSALEREYEARKQAGFDIELWRTKDITSRFNFSAPCGLYSKQGAQVDPFRLAHALLARASKAGAQIFDRTEVSDIDQVQDGIVAYTAEGHQVRAQKVVFACGYEAQSWLQEKVVDLNSTFALVTEPVDSFEGWYEQCLLWESERPYTYMRTTSDNRILIGGEDEPYKNSELRDKALPKKTKALSKKLSALMPSIPFQVAYSWAGTFGETEDGLAYIGETREFPNAYFALGYGGNGITYSVTAAQIIADLYLGKSNADADLFRFGR, encoded by the coding sequence ATGGATTTGCGTTCAGGGCATTGTTTTTGGCCGATCAACTCGGGCTTGATTCAGCCTTATCCCAGCCTGGCTGGTGATCTTGACTGTGACGTACTGGTGATAGGCGCGGGCATTACCGGCGCCTTGATTGCGGATTACCTTACGCAGAAAAAGGCCAAGGTCGTGGTGCTGGATCGTAGAGATGTGGTCAGCGGCAGCACCAGCGCTTCGACGGCGATGCTGCAATACGAAATCGACACGCACCTGAGTGACCTGATTACCCGCATCGGCAAGGATCCGGCCGAACGTGCCTATCACCTGTGCTCTGATGCCATCGATAAACTGGCGAAAATCACCAAGGATTTGCCGGACTGTGGCTTTGAGCGCTACAGCAGCTTTTACTTCGCCTCCAGCGAGGATGACGTTTCCGCCCTGGAGCGCGAATATGAGGCGCGCAAGCAGGCTGGTTTTGATATTGAGCTGTGGCGCACCAAGGACATCACCAGCCGCTTCAATTTCAGCGCGCCCTGTGGTCTGTATTCCAAACAAGGCGCGCAGGTAGATCCTTTCCGTCTCGCCCACGCTTTACTGGCCCGTGCCAGCAAAGCGGGCGCGCAGATTTTTGACCGTACCGAGGTCAGCGATATAGACCAGGTACAGGACGGCATCGTTGCGTACACGGCAGAGGGGCATCAGGTACGTGCGCAGAAGGTGGTATTTGCCTGCGGTTATGAAGCGCAAAGCTGGTTGCAGGAGAAGGTTGTTGATCTCAACAGCACCTTCGCATTGGTGACTGAACCGGTTGATTCGTTTGAGGGCTGGTATGAGCAGTGCCTACTTTGGGAGTCCGAACGCCCCTACACTTACATGCGCACCACCAGTGATAACCGGATTCTGATTGGTGGTGAAGATGAGCCGTACAAAAACAGCGAACTGCGCGACAAGGCCTTGCCCAAGAAGACCAAGGCGCTGAGCAAAAAACTGTCTGCGTTGATGCCTTCGATTCCCTTCCAGGTGGCGTACTCCTGGGCCGGCACCTTCGGTGAAACCGAGGATGGCCTGGCGTACATAGGGGAAACGCGGGAGTTCCCCAATGCTTATTTTGCACTGGGCTACGGTGGCAACGGCATAACCTACAGCGTGACCGCGGCGCAGATCATCGCCGACCTGTATCTGGGCAAGAGCAATGCCGACGCGGACCTGTTCCGCTTCGGCCGTTAG
- a CDS encoding SDR family NAD(P)-dependent oxidoreductase — MPIDTTPAAARHAMVIGASRGIGLGLVRTLLGRGWQVSATVRDLERMPAALSELQLQHPRQLDVVAFDMAQAAPASNLVKPAQPLQLLVVSAGVLGPEHQRADQVTRDELADLFNINAMAPLRVARALLPALSAGGVVAFISSRMGSVALNDGEGLELYRASKAALNSLTRGFAIKEAIPAGLGVLNLHPGWVQSDMGGSNAPVTVEKSTSGMVTVIEAALGQIEHRFLDFEGNTLDW, encoded by the coding sequence ATGCCGATTGATACAACGCCTGCAGCAGCGCGCCACGCGATGGTCATTGGTGCGTCCCGCGGTATCGGCCTGGGCCTGGTTCGTACTTTGCTAGGGCGGGGCTGGCAGGTAAGTGCAACGGTGCGCGATCTTGAACGCATGCCTGCGGCGCTGAGCGAACTACAGTTACAGCACCCGCGACAGCTTGACGTTGTGGCTTTTGATATGGCGCAGGCGGCACCGGCCAGCAACCTGGTCAAGCCTGCGCAGCCACTGCAACTACTGGTGGTGTCTGCCGGCGTTTTGGGGCCGGAGCACCAACGAGCTGACCAGGTAACCCGGGATGAGCTAGCCGACTTGTTCAATATCAACGCCATGGCTCCCCTGCGTGTTGCAAGGGCGCTGCTGCCGGCCCTGAGCGCTGGTGGTGTAGTCGCGTTTATCAGTTCGCGTATGGGCAGTGTGGCCTTGAACGATGGCGAAGGTCTGGAGCTTTACCGGGCCAGCAAGGCGGCGCTCAATAGCCTCACCCGTGGTTTTGCCATCAAGGAGGCAATCCCGGCGGGGCTTGGCGTGCTCAACCTTCATCCCGGCTGGGTGCAGTCCGACATGGGCGGCAGTAACGCACCGGTCACGGTTGAGAAAAGTACCAGCGGCATGGTCACAGTGATAGAAGCGGCGCTGGGACAGATTGAACACCGCTTTCTGGATTTTGAAGGTAATACGCTGGACTGGTAA
- a CDS encoding LysR family transcriptional regulator: MDLNALLVFERVAATGSFTAAARHFHRAVSSVSRQIQALEHAVGQPLLYRHTRAVTLTEAGRQYYEEVRDILERLATANEALRESQSKPGGVLRINAPSAFGQYQLVPLLHRFQQEFPAIKVELLLNDRVIDPVREGHDITFRVGNLADSSLVARRLAPMNYVVAAAPAYLEKQGTPSDPEALGQHDCLVYQGELGRQRWYFQRTGSSTEQAYEVGGRLTSNDAGSLLRAALLGQGIVLFPTWLVADELAKGALVPLLNSWRCEVMPGRRELYVLTRERQIATPKVKAFMDYLSAAVTPVAPWDRWREG, encoded by the coding sequence ATGGACCTTAACGCTTTACTCGTCTTCGAGCGGGTCGCGGCTACCGGCAGCTTCACCGCCGCCGCACGCCATTTCCATCGGGCAGTGTCGTCGGTATCGCGCCAAATTCAAGCCTTGGAGCACGCAGTGGGCCAGCCACTGCTCTATCGACACACGCGCGCGGTCACCCTGACCGAAGCCGGCCGGCAATACTATGAAGAGGTGCGCGACATTCTCGAGCGCCTGGCCACGGCCAATGAAGCCCTGCGTGAATCCCAGTCCAAACCCGGCGGCGTGTTGCGAATCAACGCACCCAGTGCCTTTGGCCAATACCAGCTGGTGCCGTTGCTGCACCGCTTTCAGCAGGAGTTTCCGGCCATCAAGGTCGAACTGCTGTTGAATGATCGAGTTATTGATCCCGTGCGCGAGGGTCATGACATCACCTTCAGGGTCGGCAATCTGGCAGACTCTTCCTTGGTCGCCCGGCGCCTGGCACCAATGAACTATGTCGTGGCCGCCGCGCCTGCTTACCTGGAAAAACAGGGGACGCCCAGCGATCCCGAAGCCCTTGGCCAACATGATTGTCTGGTCTATCAGGGGGAACTGGGCCGCCAGCGCTGGTACTTTCAGCGGACGGGGTCATCAACAGAACAGGCCTACGAGGTTGGGGGCCGCCTGACCAGCAACGATGCCGGGAGCTTGCTGCGCGCGGCGCTATTGGGGCAAGGCATCGTCCTGTTTCCCACCTGGCTGGTCGCAGATGAGCTCGCCAAAGGCGCTTTGGTGCCACTGTTGAACAGCTGGCGGTGCGAGGTCATGCCAGGGCGGCGCGAGCTGTATGTGCTCACTCGGGAGCGCCAGATCGCAACACCGAAGGTGAAGGCATTCATGGACTACCTGAGCGCAGCAGTGACGCCCGTGGCGCCCTGGGATCGCTGGCGCGAAGGCTGA
- a CDS encoding CIA30 family protein, translated as MQEHPVTEGASVSPDQLIDVYCAGAVDTTPWRVITDEVMGGVSTASLQQGERLGSPCTCLHGRTRLENDGGFVQMKHPVAPDVKTANYTGIFVELAGPAHEYELRVKTSQLDKPWQSFRHTLAVTPAWTRFIVPYSELHPHRTEATLAPESILSVAIVAIGTAFDVDVGVRRLGFYR; from the coding sequence ATGCAAGAGCATCCAGTCACCGAGGGGGCTAGCGTCTCGCCGGATCAGCTCATTGATGTGTATTGCGCCGGAGCGGTTGATACCACCCCGTGGCGCGTTATTACCGACGAGGTTATGGGCGGTGTTTCCACCGCATCGCTGCAGCAGGGCGAACGCCTTGGTTCACCCTGTACCTGTCTGCATGGTCGCACCCGGTTGGAGAATGACGGCGGCTTTGTACAGATGAAGCACCCGGTAGCGCCTGATGTGAAGACGGCCAATTACACCGGCATTTTTGTTGAGCTGGCTGGCCCAGCGCACGAATATGAACTGCGCGTAAAGACCAGCCAGTTGGACAAACCATGGCAATCCTTCCGCCATACCCTCGCGGTAACGCCAGCCTGGACGCGCTTTATCGTGCCCTACAGTGAGCTGCACCCGCACCGCACCGAGGCCACGCTGGCGCCTGAAAGCATTCTCAGCGTGGCGATTGTTGCCATAGGTACAGCCTTTGATGTGGACGTCGGCGTGCGCCGCTTGGGCTTCTATCGTTGA
- a CDS encoding FMN-dependent NADH-azoreductase, with protein MTHILQLDASARPGLAGTDVHGSHSRFLSQRFVSRWLAQRKHDTLCYRDIGQQPPSIINHDWIAASFTPDENREPWMQETLAESEELVAELIAADVLVIAAPLYNFGMPAALKAWIDQIVRPGRTIEVDDSNPLDPYVAKLADRPRHAVILSARGGVGFGVGGEMAHMNHLEPNLITALGFIGITRVHQIAIEGQEAGGDVLAQSVAQATRQIDALVTELQRALQPVGTLQSA; from the coding sequence ATGACGCACATTCTGCAACTCGACGCTAGCGCCCGACCCGGCTTGGCCGGCACAGACGTGCATGGCTCACACAGCCGCTTTCTCAGCCAGCGCTTCGTCAGTCGGTGGCTGGCCCAGCGCAAACATGACACCCTCTGCTATCGCGATATTGGCCAGCAGCCACCCTCGATCATCAACCACGACTGGATAGCGGCCTCGTTCACCCCGGATGAGAACCGCGAGCCTTGGATGCAAGAGACTCTGGCAGAAAGCGAGGAGCTGGTCGCCGAGCTGATCGCAGCGGATGTGCTGGTGATCGCCGCGCCGCTATACAACTTTGGCATGCCCGCCGCGCTCAAGGCCTGGATAGATCAGATCGTGCGCCCCGGCAGAACCATTGAAGTGGATGACAGTAATCCGCTTGATCCCTACGTAGCCAAGCTGGCCGATCGACCACGCCATGCCGTGATCCTGAGCGCCAGAGGCGGTGTTGGCTTTGGCGTCGGAGGCGAAATGGCGCACATGAATCACCTGGAACCCAACCTGATAACCGCCCTCGGGTTCATCGGCATCACGCGGGTGCACCAGATCGCCATTGAGGGGCAGGAGGCAGGTGGCGACGTGTTGGCGCAGTCCGTTGCACAGGCAACACGACAGATTGACGCCTTGGTGACAGAACTACAGCGAGCCTTGCAGCCTGTAGGCACGCTGCAGTCAGCCTGA
- a CDS encoding OsmC domain/YcaO domain-containing protein, whose protein sequence is MEIKVNFLDNLRLEAKFDDFTVVSDQPIRYKGDGSAPGPFDYFLASSALCAAYFVKLYCNTRNIPTDNIRLSQNNIVDPENRYKQTFKIQVELPADISEKDRQGILRSIDRCTVKKAVQTGPDFIIEEVENLDADAQSLLMPMQAEGDGTRILGKDLPLEQTIANMSGILADLGMKIEIASWRNIVPNVWSLHIRDAQSPLCFTNGKGATKEAALASALGEFIERLNCNFFYNDQFWGEDISNADFVHYPNERWFKPSRKDALPAGLLDEYCLEIYNPEAELRASHLIDTNSGNVERGICALPYVRQSDGETVYFPSNLIENLFLSNGMSAGNTLAEAQVQCLSEIFERAVKREILEGEMALPDVPEAVIAKYPAIAAGIQALEEQGFPVLVKDASLGGEFPVMCVTLMNPRTGGVFASFGAHPSFEVALERSLTELLQGRSFEGLNDLPQPTFESQAVTEPNNFVEHFIDSSGVVSWRFFSAKADYEFVEWDFSGQGEDSNVQEAQTLFGILEGLGKEAYMAVYDDLGATACRILVPGYSEVYPVDDLIWDNTNKALYFRDDILNLHSLDEAQLQDLVERLEESELDDYTDIKTLIGIEFDDNTVWGQLTILELKALIYLALQQFEEAKELVETFLQFNDNTVERGLFYQAVNVVLEVLLDDELELADFAPNFERMFGAERLDAAIGSLDGSVRFYGLTPTNTQLQGLDRHLRLIDSYKKLHAARQRAAG, encoded by the coding sequence ATGGAAATCAAGGTCAACTTTCTCGACAACCTGCGGCTTGAAGCCAAGTTCGATGACTTCACGGTGGTGTCTGATCAACCGATTCGCTACAAGGGCGATGGTTCGGCGCCGGGCCCATTTGACTACTTCCTGGCGTCTTCGGCGTTGTGCGCGGCCTACTTCGTCAAGCTGTACTGCAACACGCGCAATATACCCACCGACAATATTCGTCTCTCGCAGAACAACATCGTCGACCCTGAGAACCGCTATAAGCAGACCTTCAAGATTCAGGTCGAGTTGCCGGCGGATATCTCCGAGAAAGATCGCCAGGGCATTCTGCGCTCCATCGACCGCTGCACCGTCAAGAAGGCAGTACAAACCGGGCCTGACTTCATTATTGAAGAAGTCGAGAATCTCGATGCTGACGCCCAGTCATTGCTGATGCCCATGCAGGCAGAGGGTGACGGCACGCGGATTCTCGGCAAGGATCTGCCGCTCGAGCAGACCATCGCTAATATGTCCGGCATCCTCGCTGACCTGGGCATGAAGATTGAGATCGCCTCGTGGCGCAACATCGTGCCCAATGTCTGGTCGCTGCATATCCGCGATGCGCAATCGCCGCTGTGCTTTACCAACGGCAAGGGCGCCACCAAGGAAGCGGCGTTGGCCTCGGCGCTCGGCGAGTTCATCGAGCGGCTGAACTGCAACTTCTTCTACAACGATCAGTTCTGGGGCGAAGACATCTCCAATGCCGACTTTGTGCATTACCCGAACGAGCGCTGGTTCAAACCCAGCCGTAAGGACGCGCTGCCAGCGGGGCTGCTGGATGAGTACTGCCTTGAGATCTACAACCCCGAAGCGGAGCTGCGCGCCTCGCATTTGATCGACACCAACTCGGGCAATGTTGAGCGCGGCATTTGCGCACTGCCCTATGTGCGCCAGTCCGATGGCGAAACGGTTTACTTCCCCTCCAACCTGATCGAGAACCTGTTCCTCAGTAACGGCATGAGCGCTGGCAATACCCTGGCCGAAGCGCAGGTGCAGTGCCTGTCGGAAATCTTCGAGCGGGCGGTGAAGCGCGAGATTCTGGAAGGTGAAATGGCGCTGCCGGATGTGCCCGAAGCCGTCATCGCCAAGTATCCCGCCATCGCGGCCGGTATTCAGGCGCTGGAGGAGCAGGGCTTCCCGGTGCTGGTGAAAGATGCATCGCTCGGTGGTGAATTCCCGGTCATGTGCGTGACCCTGATGAACCCACGCACCGGCGGCGTTTTTGCCTCCTTTGGCGCACACCCCAGCTTTGAAGTGGCGCTGGAGCGCAGCCTCACCGAGCTGCTGCAGGGCCGCAGCTTCGAAGGTTTGAATGACCTGCCGCAGCCTACTTTTGAAAGCCAGGCGGTGACCGAGCCGAACAACTTTGTCGAGCACTTTATCGATTCCAGCGGTGTGGTCTCCTGGCGCTTTTTCAGCGCAAAAGCCGACTATGAGTTTGTCGAGTGGGATTTCTCGGGGCAGGGCGAAGACTCCAATGTGCAGGAGGCGCAAACCCTGTTCGGCATCCTCGAAGGCCTGGGCAAGGAAGCCTACATGGCGGTCTATGACGATCTGGGCGCCACCGCCTGCCGCATTCTGGTGCCGGGCTATTCCGAGGTGTACCCGGTGGATGACCTGATCTGGGATAACACCAACAAGGCGCTGTACTTCCGCGACGACATACTCAACCTGCATAGCCTGGATGAGGCGCAGCTGCAGGATCTGGTTGAACGGCTGGAAGAGAGCGAGCTGGATGATTACACCGACATCAAAACGCTGATCGGTATCGAGTTTGATGACAACACTGTGTGGGGTCAGCTGACGATTCTGGAATTGAAGGCGCTGATCTATCTGGCGCTGCAGCAGTTTGAAGAGGCCAAGGAGCTGGTCGAAACCTTCCTGCAATTCAACGACAACACGGTTGAACGCGGGCTGTTCTACCAGGCGGTTAATGTGGTGCTCGAAGTCCTGTTGGACGACGAGCTGGAGCTGGCCGACTTTGCGCCCAACTTCGAGCGCATGTTTGGCGCGGAGCGCCTGGACGCGGCGATCGGCTCCCTTGACGGCAGCGTACGTTTCTATGGTCTCACGCCCACCAATACGCAACTGCAAGGGCTGGACCGTCACCTGCGCCTGATCGACAGCTACAAGAAGCTGCATGCCGCGCGGCAACGAGCCGCCGGCTGA
- a CDS encoding SDR family oxidoreductase: MRKGTALVVGATGITGGNLASYLVASGWSVYGLSRGATAQEGVIPVAVDLLDAQGARQALAGLPITHVFYCTWVRRDSEQANVQANSAMMRNLFAALDGQRLQHASLVTGTKQYLGSFEAYGSGRIETPFRESEPRVPGDNFYYALEDVLFEAAERDGFSWNVHRPHTVIGYARGNAMNMGTTLAVYASICKATGQPFVFPGSQTQWNALTDMTDALVLARQMEWAATTPGAANQAFNTVNGDVFRWRRMWREIGEYFGLEVADCPETPQPLDDRMANAKTVWAELVQQYRLVEPDLDKLASWWHTDADLGREQECVNDTTKSRDFGFDHFRETRSAFFDLFDRLRAERIIP; this comes from the coding sequence ATGCGCAAAGGTACAGCACTGGTAGTTGGCGCCACCGGTATCACCGGCGGTAATCTGGCGAGCTATCTGGTTGCCAGCGGTTGGTCGGTGTATGGGTTGTCACGCGGTGCGACAGCGCAGGAGGGTGTGATCCCGGTCGCCGTTGACCTGCTGGACGCACAAGGGGCCCGTCAAGCACTCGCTGGCTTGCCCATTACCCATGTTTTCTACTGCACCTGGGTGCGCCGCGACAGCGAGCAGGCCAATGTGCAAGCCAACAGCGCGATGATGCGCAACCTGTTTGCGGCGCTGGATGGACAGCGGCTGCAGCACGCTTCACTGGTGACTGGCACCAAGCAGTACCTGGGTTCCTTCGAGGCCTATGGCAGCGGGCGTATCGAGACGCCGTTCCGCGAATCCGAACCTCGGGTGCCGGGTGACAACTTCTACTATGCATTGGAAGACGTGTTGTTTGAGGCCGCTGAGCGCGATGGTTTCAGCTGGAACGTCCACCGTCCGCACACGGTCATCGGTTATGCCCGCGGCAACGCGATGAATATGGGCACGACGCTGGCGGTGTACGCTTCGATCTGCAAGGCGACAGGTCAGCCGTTTGTATTTCCTGGCTCACAAACGCAGTGGAATGCGCTCACCGATATGACCGATGCGCTGGTGCTGGCGCGGCAGATGGAGTGGGCAGCCACCACGCCGGGCGCAGCGAATCAGGCGTTCAACACAGTTAACGGCGACGTTTTTCGCTGGCGCCGGATGTGGCGTGAGATCGGCGAATACTTCGGCCTTGAAGTCGCCGATTGCCCCGAAACGCCGCAGCCGCTGGATGACCGCATGGCCAATGCAAAAACGGTGTGGGCCGAATTGGTGCAACAGTACAGACTGGTTGAGCCGGACCTCGACAAGCTGGCGTCCTGGTGGCACACAGATGCCGACCTGGGCCGCGAGCAGGAATGCGTGAACGACACCACCAAGTCGCGCGACTTCGGCTTTGACCATTTCCGCGAAACGCGCAGCGCCTTTTTTGATCTTTTTGATCGCCTGCGGGCTGAAAGGATTATTCCCTGA
- a CDS encoding GAF domain-containing sensor histidine kinase yields the protein MSDCSNLEGDVLKIARIDAVPLILSMMKQTTGMRFAAIARVTTEKWVACAVDDSIDFGLLPGGELVLDTTICNEIRDHRQPVIFRDVKKDPVYSTHHTPRTYQLESYVSIPIVRANGEFFGTLCAIDSVPAQFDESAARKTLELFAQLIAVQLDMQEAQEQIEAALARETETGRLREQFIAVLGHDLRSPLTAIGMSAELLQSKLTVERDRELATSITQSSVRMSALIEDVLDFSRGRLGGGIPVRRVMTDQLAYALNAVIDEVAATHPARSLHRELVLPEQSFCDAGRMGQLLSNLLVNAVNHGAPAAPISITATVEDNHVILSVTNQGKRIAQELMPLLFHPFTRSQADGRGEGLGLGLYIASQIAQSHEGTLGVSSTDEFGTCFVARFPNQIEKSVAT from the coding sequence ATGTCTGACTGTTCCAACCTTGAGGGTGACGTCCTAAAAATTGCCCGGATTGACGCCGTCCCGCTGATACTCAGCATGATGAAGCAGACCACCGGTATGCGCTTTGCCGCGATTGCCAGAGTTACTACCGAGAAATGGGTCGCCTGTGCGGTAGACGATTCCATCGACTTTGGTCTGCTGCCCGGCGGCGAGTTGGTGCTCGACACCACCATCTGCAATGAGATTCGCGATCACCGCCAGCCGGTGATTTTCCGCGACGTAAAAAAAGATCCGGTTTATTCCACGCACCACACGCCGCGTACTTACCAGTTGGAAAGCTATGTTTCCATCCCGATTGTGCGCGCCAATGGGGAGTTCTTTGGCACGCTTTGCGCCATCGACAGCGTGCCCGCGCAGTTTGATGAATCTGCAGCGCGCAAGACGCTAGAGCTGTTCGCCCAGTTGATTGCAGTCCAGCTGGATATGCAGGAAGCGCAGGAGCAGATCGAAGCTGCCCTGGCCAGAGAGACGGAAACCGGTCGCCTGCGCGAGCAGTTCATTGCCGTGTTGGGCCACGATCTGCGCTCTCCCCTGACGGCAATCGGCATGAGCGCCGAACTGCTGCAAAGCAAGCTGACGGTCGAGCGTGACCGCGAGCTTGCCACGTCGATAACACAGAGTTCGGTTCGCATGAGCGCGCTGATCGAGGATGTGCTGGACTTTTCCCGCGGCCGCCTCGGCGGCGGCATCCCCGTGCGCCGGGTGATGACAGATCAACTGGCTTACGCGCTCAACGCGGTGATAGACGAGGTGGCCGCTACACATCCCGCCCGTTCACTGCACCGAGAGCTGGTGCTGCCGGAGCAGAGTTTCTGTGATGCCGGTCGAATGGGGCAGCTGCTGTCAAATCTACTGGTCAATGCGGTAAATCACGGTGCACCTGCGGCGCCGATCAGCATCACCGCCACGGTCGAAGACAATCACGTCATCCTCTCGGTTACCAATCAGGGCAAGCGCATTGCCCAGGAGCTGATGCCGCTGCTCTTTCATCCCTTTACCCGATCGCAGGCAGACGGGCGCGGCGAAGGCCTGGGATTGGGTCTGTACATCGCCTCGCAGATTGCGCAAAGCCACGAGGGCACGCTGGGCGTGTCCTCCACCGACGAGTTCGGCACCTGCTTTGTGGCCAGATTCCCCAACCAGATCGAGAAGTCGGTTGCGACCTGA